A genomic segment from Brevundimonas sp. SORGH_AS_0993 encodes:
- a CDS encoding threonine ammonia-lyase, with protein MTVSFADIQAARARIAGQVDHTPTRYSRRLSELTGAQVWVKFDNLHYTGSFKERGALNRLLLLSDDERRRGVVAASAGNHAQALAYHGGRLGVPVTIVMPEGTPFAKINGTRQHGATVVIHGLDFTAATEEAKRLEAEKGYVFVSAFDDEGIVAGQGVCAIEFLEDAPEIEAMIVPIGGGGLIAGCAIAAKAMKPDIKVYGVEAARYPSFTAKRAGQPPVCTGQTIAEGIAIKAVGDIPFGLADPLIDEVFVVDEADFERGVSSMATMEKTVCEGAGAGGLAVLLRHPERFEGVKVGIELTGGNIDARMLAVVLNREMVRERRLLVYRILGDDRPGMLSAMAAVIGGLGGNIIDVVHNRLALDVPAKGAEFDIMVETRDSAHADEIGGALKERGYELRMG; from the coding sequence ATGACCGTCAGTTTCGCCGATATTCAGGCGGCCCGCGCACGAATCGCGGGTCAGGTCGACCACACGCCCACCCGCTACTCTCGCCGGCTGTCGGAGCTGACGGGCGCGCAGGTATGGGTGAAGTTCGACAATCTTCACTACACCGGCAGCTTCAAGGAGCGGGGCGCCCTGAACCGCCTGCTGCTGCTGAGCGACGACGAGCGGCGGCGGGGCGTGGTGGCGGCCAGCGCCGGCAACCACGCACAGGCCCTAGCCTATCACGGCGGGCGGCTGGGCGTGCCGGTGACGATCGTGATGCCCGAGGGCACCCCCTTCGCCAAGATCAACGGCACCCGCCAGCACGGGGCGACGGTGGTGATCCACGGCCTGGACTTCACCGCCGCGACGGAAGAGGCCAAGCGGCTGGAGGCCGAGAAGGGCTATGTCTTCGTCTCGGCCTTCGACGACGAGGGGATCGTGGCGGGCCAGGGCGTCTGCGCGATCGAGTTCCTGGAGGACGCGCCCGAGATCGAGGCCATGATCGTGCCGATCGGCGGCGGCGGCCTGATCGCCGGCTGCGCCATCGCCGCCAAGGCGATGAAGCCCGACATCAAGGTCTATGGGGTGGAGGCCGCCCGCTATCCGTCCTTCACCGCCAAACGGGCGGGCCAGCCGCCGGTCTGCACCGGCCAGACCATCGCCGAGGGCATCGCCATCAAGGCGGTGGGCGACATCCCCTTCGGCCTGGCGGATCCGTTGATCGACGAGGTCTTCGTGGTGGACGAGGCCGATTTCGAACGGGGCGTCTCATCGATGGCGACGATGGAGAAGACGGTGTGCGAAGGCGCCGGGGCCGGCGGCCTGGCGGTGCTGCTGCGCCATCCCGAGCGGTTCGAGGGGGTGAAGGTCGGGATCGAGCTGACCGGCGGCAATATCGACGCGCGGATGCTGGCCGTGGTGCTGAACCGCGAGATGGTCCGTGAACGGAGATTGTTGGTCTATCGCATCCTGGGCGACGACCGGCCGGGGATGCTGTCGGCCATGGCGGCGGTGATCGGGGGGCTGGGCGGCAACATCATCGACGTGGTCCACAACCGCCTGGCTCTGGACGTGCCGGCCAAGGGGGCCGAGTTCGACATCATGGTCGAAACACGCGATAGCGCCCACGCTGACGAGATCGGCGGGGCCTTGAAGGAGCGCGGCTATGAACTTCGGATGGGGTAG
- a CDS encoding GNAT family N-acetyltransferase yields the protein MCVIETSPVVETRRLLLRAPAPQDAPRIAALANDLDIARMTKRMPHPFRMADADAFVLQVAAQDPARANTFVIEHEDLGPVGVIGLFEGEDRVPETGYWIGRPYWGRGFATEALDGALAWASRKWRRRALIAGHFADNPASGRVLEKAGFLYTGETRRAWSQARRAQADTRMMVWLA from the coding sequence ATGTGCGTCATCGAAACCTCCCCCGTCGTCGAAACGCGGCGCCTGCTGCTGCGCGCCCCTGCGCCCCAGGACGCGCCGCGCATCGCGGCCCTGGCCAACGACCTGGACATCGCGCGGATGACCAAGCGGATGCCGCACCCGTTCCGTATGGCCGACGCCGACGCCTTCGTGTTGCAGGTCGCGGCCCAGGACCCGGCGCGGGCCAACACCTTCGTCATCGAGCACGAGGACCTGGGGCCGGTCGGGGTCATCGGCCTGTTCGAGGGCGAGGATCGGGTTCCCGAGACGGGCTACTGGATCGGGCGGCCTTACTGGGGGCGGGGCTTCGCCACCGAGGCCCTGGACGGCGCCCTGGCCTGGGCCAGCCGCAAGTGGAGGCGTCGGGCGCTGATCGCCGGCCATTTCGCCGACAACCCGGCGTCGGGCCGTGTGCTGGAGAAGGCGGGCTTTCTCTATACCGGCGAGACGCGACGCGCGTGGAGCCAGGCGCGCAGGGCCCAGGCCGACACGCGGATGATGGTCTGGCTGGCCTGA
- the rpmA gene encoding 50S ribosomal protein L27: MAHKKSGGSSRNGRDSESKRLGVKKFGGERVLAGNIIVRQRGTTFHPGENIGIGRDHTLFALTNGAVKFTTKRGGRCYVSILAANDDAQVAMAAE; the protein is encoded by the coding sequence ATGGCTCACAAGAAATCCGGTGGTTCGTCGCGCAACGGTCGCGACTCCGAGTCGAAGCGCCTTGGCGTGAAGAAGTTCGGCGGCGAGCGCGTGCTGGCCGGCAACATCATCGTGCGTCAGCGCGGCACCACCTTCCACCCGGGCGAGAACATCGGCATCGGCCGCGATCACACCCTGTTCGCCCTGACCAATGGCGCGGTGAAATTCACGACCAAGCGTGGCGGCCGCTGTTACGTGTCGATCCTCGCGGCCAATGACGACGCCCAGGTGGCGATGGCCGCCGAGTAA
- the rplU gene encoding 50S ribosomal protein L21, producing the protein MYAVIKTGGKQYRVQPGDTIVVEKLDGDAGSELKFDSVLMLGGDKGVTVGAPLIDGAFVGATLIETRKGEKIKIFKKTRRQGYRRTNGHRQLESVLRITGIEGAGETAKWDGKVELTTKAEINLRARGLATRGATSLLGSTETVVTQGEGADVKAAVVESSAPAKKAPAKKKAEPKAEAVGDEA; encoded by the coding sequence ATGTACGCGGTGATCAAGACCGGCGGCAAGCAGTACCGGGTCCAACCGGGCGACACCATCGTGGTCGAAAAGCTGGACGGCGACGCGGGCTCCGAGCTGAAGTTCGACAGCGTGCTGATGCTGGGCGGCGACAAGGGCGTCACCGTCGGCGCCCCGCTGATCGACGGCGCCTTCGTCGGCGCGACCCTGATCGAGACCCGCAAGGGTGAGAAGATCAAGATCTTCAAGAAGACCCGTCGCCAAGGCTATCGCCGCACGAACGGCCACCGTCAGCTGGAATCGGTCCTGCGCATCACCGGCATCGAAGGCGCCGGCGAAACCGCCAAGTGGGACGGCAAGGTCGAACTGACGACCAAGGCCGAAATCAACCTGCGGGCCCGCGGCCTGGCCACGCGCGGCGCGACCTCCTTGCTGGGTTCCACCGAGACGGTCGTGACCCAGGGCGAAGGCGCCGACGTCAAGGCCGCCGTGGTCGAGAGCTCGGCTCCCGCCAAGAAGGCCCCGGCCAAGAAGAAGGCCGAGCCCAAGGCCGAAGCCGTCGGCGACGAAGCCTGA
- a CDS encoding phosphoribosyltransferase, translating to MVDAPPKPTVLLAEADIARIVADLAERIAPVVDDDTVAAVLLTGGLWFAADLTRALARVGRNVRFDALWLASYGDDKTSRGAIDVYAPFQRPLAGRRVLILDDVFDTGLSLAEAVRIAREAGAAEVLTCVFARKPWPKPRAPEPDFVGWEAPNRFLVGYGLDHAGGLRGLPDICALD from the coding sequence ATGGTTGACGCCCCGCCCAAGCCCACGGTCCTTCTGGCCGAGGCCGACATCGCCCGCATCGTGGCGGACCTGGCCGAACGAATCGCGCCCGTCGTCGATGACGACACCGTCGCCGCTGTGTTGCTGACGGGCGGCCTGTGGTTCGCCGCCGACCTGACGCGCGCCCTGGCCCGGGTCGGCCGAAACGTCCGCTTCGACGCCCTGTGGCTGGCGTCTTATGGCGACGACAAGACCAGCCGGGGCGCGATCGACGTCTATGCGCCGTTCCAGCGGCCTCTCGCCGGGCGTCGCGTTCTTATCCTGGACGACGTGTTCGACACGGGACTGTCGCTGGCCGAGGCCGTGCGTATCGCGCGCGAGGCCGGCGCCGCCGAGGTGCTTACCTGCGTTTTCGCCCGCAAGCCTTGGCCCAAGCCCCGCGCGCCCGAGCCCGACTTCGTCGGCTGGGAGGCTCCGAACCGTTTCCTGGTCGGCTACGGGCTGGATCATGCGGGCGGCCTGCGCGGTCTTCCCGACATCTGCGCGCTGGACTGA
- a CDS encoding MJ0042-type zinc finger domain-containing protein, with product MILTCPACATSYFIPDDAMGPNGRKVRCQACGEVWRATSEDPLELTLSPEPRAVASAESATPPSSADPEPESLAETPAPELPKAFRARAEQQRRLRRAAAHGVVWAGLAAVFIGLIVSAFLFRVEIVRLLPRAASAYALAGIEVNTVGLDFEALSAKPAPNLPGMVVVSGALRNVRDAEITAPPVRVALLDDHGAEVGVKIVRIDAAPVLPGKVQGFAALIPDPSGHAAGIKVDFVEPAPAPAPGPHAVVARPGPHAEAPAQAPAKTESAAPATGLRSAVSPGVTATAPVDAKPVAPAEAAVDKGHGSAVSAGHHG from the coding sequence ATGATACTGACCTGCCCGGCCTGCGCCACCAGCTATTTCATTCCCGACGACGCCATGGGGCCGAACGGCCGCAAGGTGCGGTGCCAGGCCTGCGGCGAGGTGTGGCGCGCCACCAGCGAGGATCCGCTGGAGCTGACCCTGTCGCCCGAGCCGCGCGCCGTCGCGTCGGCCGAGTCTGCGACGCCGCCCTCGTCGGCCGACCCGGAGCCGGAAAGCCTGGCGGAAACGCCCGCCCCCGAACTGCCCAAGGCCTTTCGCGCCCGGGCCGAGCAGCAGCGCCGCCTGCGCCGCGCCGCCGCCCACGGGGTCGTCTGGGCGGGGCTGGCCGCCGTCTTCATCGGCCTGATCGTCTCGGCCTTCCTGTTCCGGGTGGAGATCGTCAGACTGTTGCCGCGCGCGGCCTCGGCCTACGCCCTGGCGGGGATAGAGGTGAACACCGTCGGCCTGGACTTCGAGGCCCTGTCGGCCAAGCCCGCGCCGAACCTGCCCGGCATGGTCGTGGTCTCGGGCGCCCTTCGCAACGTGCGCGACGCCGAGATCACCGCCCCGCCCGTGCGCGTGGCCCTGCTGGACGATCACGGGGCGGAGGTCGGGGTCAAGATCGTCCGCATCGACGCGGCGCCCGTCCTGCCGGGCAAGGTCCAGGGTTTCGCCGCCCTGATTCCCGACCCCAGCGGCCACGCCGCCGGGATCAAGGTCGATTTCGTGGAGCCCGCGCCCGCGCCTGCGCCAGGGCCTCACGCCGTCGTCGCCAGGCCGGGCCCTCACGCCGAAGCGCCCGCGCAGGCGCCGGCCAAGACCGAGAGCGCCGCCCCCGCCACCGGCCTGCGTTCAGCCGTGTCGCCAGGCGTCACCGCCACCGCGCCCGTCGACGCCAAGCCCGTCGCTCCGGCCGAGGCGGCGGTGGACAAGGGCCATGGGTCGGCGGTATCGGCCGGCCATCATGGTTGA
- a CDS encoding cell division ATP-binding protein FtsE: MSSPSASAAVSSAVTETVRLSGVGFGYAGAPDVLQDVNLILPRGSFHFLTGPSGAGKSSLLRLLTLADRPTKGTIRLFGTDVTPIQRRDIPAFRRRMGVVFQDFRLLDHLSAFENVALPLRLAGQERGRYAADVEEMLKWVGLGERMAARPPTLSGGEKQRLAIARAVITRPGLIVADEPTGSVDAAMADKLLRLFQSLNRLGATVLIASHDQALAERSGAQVLRLEGGLLSQTGRVAA; the protein is encoded by the coding sequence ATGTCGTCCCCGTCCGCAAGCGCCGCCGTTTCATCCGCCGTGACCGAGACCGTCCGCCTGTCGGGCGTGGGCTTCGGCTATGCGGGCGCGCCCGACGTGCTGCAAGACGTTAACCTCATTTTGCCGCGCGGCTCTTTCCACTTCCTTACCGGACCCTCCGGGGCCGGCAAGTCCTCGCTGCTGCGTCTGCTGACCCTGGCGGATCGGCCGACCAAGGGAACGATCCGCCTTTTCGGAACCGACGTCACCCCGATCCAGCGGCGCGACATCCCCGCCTTTCGCCGGCGCATGGGGGTGGTGTTCCAGGACTTCCGCCTGCTGGACCATCTCTCGGCCTTCGAGAACGTGGCCCTGCCGCTGCGTCTGGCGGGACAGGAACGGGGCCGCTACGCCGCCGATGTGGAAGAGATGCTGAAATGGGTCGGGCTGGGCGAACGGATGGCGGCGCGTCCGCCGACCCTGTCGGGCGGCGAAAAGCAGCGCCTGGCCATCGCCCGCGCCGTCATCACCCGCCCCGGCCTGATCGTCGCCGACGAGCCGACGGGCAGCGTGGACGCCGCCATGGCCGACAAGCTGCTGCGGCTGTTCCAGTCGCTGAACCGACTGGGCGCCACCGTCCTGATCGCCAGCCACGACCAGGCCCTGGCCGAACGCTCCGGGGCGCAGGTGCTGCGGCTGGAGGGCGGTCTGTTGTCGCAGACGGGACGGGTCGCCGCATGA
- a CDS encoding ABC transporter permease: MIRLSDFRPRARPGLLPPAAAGEPWLMTVIAVLCFLACLTAVAASAADRAAHGWARRLGAEATVQVRPRVGETGDTAAARAAETLAGVDGVEEAAALDRKTAENLVRPWLGDAVLPDLPLPHLVAVRLNPDAPAGAATLSRALAEAGLDATVDDHSLWRGEVERSAALITALAGAAFLATAFAAAAAIAYATRAGLAAARGVIETLSLNGATDGGIAWLFQRRFALIAAVAGALGAGAAALILAFLRFLGGSGGLTQALPVAWSDLLLLSPCPLLAATVALLAARFAAMRVLSSGRGEA; encoded by the coding sequence ATGATCCGTCTGTCCGATTTTCGACCCCGGGCGCGACCGGGCCTCTTGCCCCCGGCCGCGGCGGGCGAGCCCTGGCTGATGACGGTGATCGCGGTCCTATGCTTCCTGGCCTGTCTGACCGCCGTCGCCGCCTCGGCCGCCGACCGGGCCGCCCATGGCTGGGCGCGCCGCCTGGGCGCCGAGGCGACCGTGCAGGTCCGCCCCCGCGTAGGCGAGACGGGCGACACCGCCGCCGCCCGCGCGGCCGAGACCCTGGCCGGGGTCGACGGGGTGGAGGAAGCCGCCGCCCTGGACCGCAAGACGGCCGAAAATCTCGTGCGGCCCTGGCTGGGCGACGCCGTCCTGCCCGACCTGCCCCTGCCCCATCTGGTCGCCGTGCGGCTGAACCCCGATGCGCCCGCCGGCGCCGCGACCCTGAGCCGCGCCCTGGCCGAGGCGGGCCTGGACGCCACCGTGGACGACCACAGCCTGTGGCGCGGCGAGGTCGAGCGTTCGGCCGCCCTGATCACCGCCCTGGCCGGCGCGGCCTTTCTGGCCACGGCCTTCGCCGCCGCCGCCGCCATCGCCTATGCGACCCGCGCCGGACTGGCCGCAGCACGCGGGGTGATCGAGACCCTGAGCCTGAACGGCGCCACCGACGGCGGCATCGCCTGGCTGTTCCAGCGGCGCTTCGCCCTGATCGCAGCCGTCGCCGGCGCCCTCGGCGCGGGCGCCGCGGCCCTGATCCTGGCCTTTCTGCGGTTCCTGGGCGGATCGGGCGGCCTGACCCAGGCCCTGCCGGTGGCGTGGAGCGACCTTCTGCTGCTCTCGCCATGCCCCTTGCTGGCCGCTACGGTGGCGCTTCTGGCGGCCAGATTCGCCGCCATGCGCGTACTGTCCTCAGGCAGGGGAGAGGCATGA
- a CDS encoding YdcF family protein has translation MRLLTVIAIVALIWLVGLFAFAHRVRELTPAEDPPPADAIVALTGPSSERVNAAVRLLEQGKGERVLISGVNRDVRRRELRELVPGSSRLFNCCVDLGFEAEDTVGNAQEIAAWARDKDYHSLIVVTSDYHMPRSLVEIRGQLPGVKLIPYAVSTPSLDNARWWRAAVTARRMTLEYMKYLAVLGREGMRRILRERPAQDPSSVPTEKAPA, from the coding sequence ATGAGGCTGCTGACCGTCATCGCCATCGTCGCCTTGATCTGGCTGGTCGGCCTGTTCGCCTTCGCCCACCGGGTGCGCGAGTTGACGCCGGCCGAGGACCCGCCCCCCGCCGACGCCATCGTGGCCCTGACCGGCCCATCGTCCGAACGGGTCAATGCGGCCGTCCGCCTGCTGGAGCAGGGCAAGGGCGAGCGGGTGCTGATCTCGGGCGTGAACCGCGACGTGCGGCGGCGCGAACTGCGTGAACTGGTGCCGGGCTCCAGCCGTCTGTTCAACTGCTGCGTCGATCTGGGCTTCGAGGCCGAGGATACGGTCGGCAACGCCCAGGAGATCGCCGCCTGGGCCCGCGACAAGGACTATCACAGCCTGATCGTCGTCACCTCCGACTATCATATGCCCCGGTCGCTGGTGGAGATCCGGGGCCAGCTGCCGGGCGTGAAGCTGATTCCCTACGCCGTCTCCACACCGTCGCTGGACAACGCCCGCTGGTGGCGCGCAGCGGTGACGGCTCGTCGCATGACGCTGGAATATATGAAATACTTGGCCGTCCTGGGCCGCGAGGGGATGCGCCGCATCCTGCGCGAGCGGCCGGCCCAGGACCCGTCCTCCGTTCCGACCGAAAAGGCCCCTGCCTAA
- a CDS encoding 1-acyl-sn-glycerol-3-phosphate acyltransferase — MLTLRSLLFTAWLYLSMAVFAIGLSPALLMPHRFAMGVVKLWARSALFGLRWIAGVRVEVRGLENRPSGAALVASKHQGMLDIVALLAVLPDACFVMKKELMPLPFFGWFAWKAGMIPVDRAGHAKALKDMTRQARDRLSQGRQIVIFPEGTRNDPGAPGDYKPGVAAIYRDLEGPCWPVATNSGVHWPAHGFRRYPGVVVFDFLEPIPAGLKRGAMMALLESRIETASTALLDPKP; from the coding sequence GTGTTGACCCTGCGCTCCCTGCTGTTCACGGCCTGGCTCTATCTGTCGATGGCGGTCTTCGCCATCGGCCTGTCGCCGGCGCTTCTGATGCCCCATCGGTTCGCCATGGGGGTGGTCAAGCTGTGGGCCAGGTCCGCCCTGTTCGGCCTGCGTTGGATCGCGGGCGTGCGGGTCGAGGTGCGGGGGCTTGAGAACAGGCCCTCGGGCGCCGCCCTGGTCGCCTCTAAACACCAGGGGATGCTGGACATCGTGGCCCTGCTGGCCGTGCTGCCCGACGCCTGTTTCGTGATGAAGAAGGAGCTGATGCCCCTGCCCTTCTTCGGCTGGTTCGCCTGGAAGGCCGGGATGATCCCCGTGGACCGCGCCGGTCACGCCAAGGCGCTGAAGGACATGACCCGCCAGGCCAGGGATCGTCTGAGCCAAGGCCGCCAGATCGTCATCTTCCCCGAGGGCACCCGCAACGATCCGGGCGCGCCCGGAGACTACAAGCCCGGCGTCGCCGCCATCTATCGCGATCTGGAAGGACCGTGCTGGCCCGTCGCCACCAACTCGGGCGTCCATTGGCCCGCCCACGGCTTTCGCCGTTATCCGGGCGTGGTGGTGTTCGACTTTCTGGAGCCGATCCCCGCCGGGCTGAAGCGCGGGGCCATGATGGCGTTGCTGGAAAGTCGCATCGAAACGGCTTCGACCGCATTGCTGGACCCGAAACCCTAG
- a CDS encoding MipA/OmpV family protein: protein MTLRLQALYAVAACTAFAGSALAQSQPYEQIRPAPQGWTVDLGAGVLYRNDSNGDTGSKTTVAPWISANYRDIVYLTPIDGLGWNVVKADDFRAGVQLRPRFSADDIEGLTLDRPGFGADLAAYAFKRLPGNVVIGGRVSRDVTDVSEGVEYYASIGHQRITPVGLLNASVYVRGGDSKLADAYYGVSSTEATANGISAYSPGGGVQGAGVSLFLLVPIGDKWGAGGLINYERRLGDVADSPLSQSDDAVRAGVFVARRFGG, encoded by the coding sequence ATGACCCTGCGCCTTCAGGCCCTCTACGCCGTCGCAGCCTGCACCGCCTTCGCCGGCTCCGCCCTCGCCCAGTCGCAGCCCTATGAGCAGATCCGTCCCGCGCCCCAGGGCTGGACCGTCGATCTGGGCGCAGGCGTCCTCTATCGCAACGACAGCAACGGCGACACGGGCTCCAAGACCACCGTCGCGCCGTGGATCTCGGCCAACTACCGCGACATCGTCTATCTGACGCCCATCGACGGCCTGGGCTGGAACGTGGTCAAGGCCGACGATTTCCGCGCCGGGGTGCAGCTGCGCCCGCGCTTCTCGGCCGACGACATCGAGGGGCTGACGCTGGATCGTCCGGGCTTCGGCGCCGACCTGGCCGCCTACGCCTTCAAACGTCTGCCAGGCAATGTCGTGATCGGCGGCCGGGTCAGCCGCGACGTCACCGACGTCAGCGAGGGCGTGGAATACTACGCCTCCATCGGCCACCAGCGCATCACGCCGGTCGGCCTGCTGAACGCCTCGGTCTATGTGCGCGGCGGCGATTCCAAGCTGGCCGACGCCTACTATGGCGTCAGCTCGACCGAGGCGACAGCGAACGGCATCAGCGCCTATTCCCCGGGCGGCGGCGTGCAAGGGGCGGGCGTCAGCCTGTTCCTGCTGGTCCCGATCGGGGACAAGTGGGGCGCCGGCGGTCTGATCAACTACGAGCGCCGCCTGGGCGACGTGGCCGACAGTCCCCTGTCCCAAAGCGACGACGCGGTTCGCGCCGGCGTCTTCGTCGCCCGCCGCTTCGGCGGCTGA
- the hisC gene encoding histidinol-phosphate transaminase, producing the protein MTDATAPHAPAQQSPAPQSPTPKPGILDIAPYVGGKSSIAGVAEPMKLSSNENMLGAGEKARAAYEAAVRNIHIYPDGRAAKLRAAVAEVHGLEPERLIFGNGSDEVFALLNQTYLTAGDNIVSGQYGFLAYRISAKACEAEVKLAPEPNYKAEIDALLAQVDDRTKIVYVSNPSNPTGSYNSGEEIRRLHAALPAHVILVVDEAYAEYVTEPDWETAFPLAREASNIVVTRTFSKIHGLGGLRIGFGYAPVAVAEAIDRIRLPFNVSVPGLEAATAALYDTAHQQVSRDLITTWKPRLTQAVRGFGFEVLPSAGNFVLVLFDGAERAAAANDYLNAKGIIVRPVGGYGLPQGLRVTIGTEDQNRAVIDALSEFAAT; encoded by the coding sequence ATGACCGACGCGACCGCGCCCCACGCTCCTGCGCAACAGAGCCCTGCACCCCAAAGCCCTACGCCCAAGCCCGGCATCCTGGACATCGCCCCCTATGTCGGCGGCAAGTCGTCCATCGCCGGCGTGGCCGAGCCGATGAAACTGTCGTCCAACGAGAACATGCTGGGCGCCGGGGAGAAGGCGCGCGCGGCCTATGAGGCGGCGGTCCGCAACATCCACATCTATCCCGACGGCCGGGCGGCCAAGCTGCGCGCCGCCGTGGCCGAGGTGCATGGTCTGGAGCCCGAACGCCTGATCTTCGGCAATGGCTCGGACGAGGTGTTCGCCCTGTTGAACCAGACCTATCTGACCGCCGGGGACAATATCGTCTCGGGCCAGTACGGCTTTCTGGCCTATCGCATCAGCGCCAAGGCTTGCGAGGCCGAGGTCAAGCTGGCGCCAGAGCCGAACTACAAGGCCGAGATCGACGCCCTGCTGGCCCAGGTCGATGACCGGACCAAGATCGTCTATGTCTCCAACCCGTCGAACCCGACCGGCAGCTACAATTCGGGCGAGGAAATCCGCCGCCTGCACGCGGCCCTTCCAGCCCACGTCATTCTGGTCGTGGACGAGGCCTATGCCGAATATGTGACCGAGCCGGACTGGGAGACCGCCTTCCCCCTGGCGCGCGAAGCGTCGAACATCGTCGTCACCCGCACCTTCTCCAAGATTCACGGTCTGGGCGGTCTGCGGATCGGCTTCGGCTATGCGCCGGTCGCGGTGGCGGAGGCCATCGACCGCATCCGTCTGCCGTTCAACGTCTCGGTTCCGGGGCTGGAGGCCGCGACGGCCGCCCTGTATGATACGGCCCACCAGCAGGTGTCGCGCGACCTGATCACGACCTGGAAGCCGCGCCTGACCCAGGCCGTGCGCGGCTTCGGCTTCGAGGTCCTGCCCAGCGCGGGCAACTTCGTGCTGGTGCTGTTCGACGGAGCAGAGCGGGCCGCCGCCGCCAACGACTATCTGAACGCCAAGGGCATCATCGTGCGCCCCGTCGGCGGCTATGGCCTGCCGCAAGGCTTGCGCGTCACCATCGGCACGGAAGACCAGAACCGCGCGGTGATCGACGCCCTGAGCGAGTTCGCGGCGACCTGA
- a CDS encoding DUF2125 domain-containing protein: MTDAPAKRHNRRGLYAPFILVVVVLTAWSVWWLYLTRQIDSRLETQAQTLRQSGWDVRYAGKSITGWPFRTRLGLTQLELKAPSGHALDFPVLNAEANAYQPTKWVLVAPEGLMLTRAGKGQVAVKGDAIRMSASGIGQTWPDLALEMVNPVFTTQTQAEPFPIARAARVEVYVRPHLEAAATPADASGDAIDVLFRLVDGQGRADGPVEGFAQDGKLTTQLEATLDKAGLLKRGGDAAGVFAAWARAGGAFRAVRGDLQAGESRATLSSPVLGADGNGRLAGVLTLQAQKPLPALAGLTASRQGAVNRIGAAGAVAAAGAAQIAGQAAGQTASQTTEQAQTPLTLVFRDGRTWLGPFPLAPAPKLF, encoded by the coding sequence ATGACTGACGCCCCCGCCAAGCGACACAACCGTCGGGGCCTCTATGCGCCGTTTATCCTGGTGGTGGTCGTCCTGACCGCCTGGAGCGTCTGGTGGCTGTATCTGACGCGCCAGATCGACAGTCGGCTGGAGACCCAGGCCCAGACCCTGCGTCAGTCGGGCTGGGACGTGCGCTATGCCGGAAAGTCGATCACCGGCTGGCCCTTTCGCACCCGGCTGGGCCTGACGCAGTTGGAGCTGAAGGCGCCGTCGGGCCACGCTCTGGACTTTCCCGTCCTGAACGCCGAGGCCAACGCTTATCAGCCGACCAAATGGGTGCTGGTCGCGCCCGAGGGGCTGATGCTGACCCGCGCAGGCAAGGGGCAGGTGGCGGTCAAGGGCGACGCCATCCGCATGAGCGCCAGCGGCATCGGCCAGACTTGGCCCGATCTGGCGCTGGAGATGGTCAATCCGGTCTTCACGACCCAAACCCAGGCCGAGCCCTTTCCCATCGCGCGGGCGGCGAGGGTGGAGGTCTACGTCCGGCCGCATCTGGAGGCGGCGGCTACGCCCGCTGACGCCTCGGGCGACGCCATCGACGTGCTGTTTCGCCTGGTCGACGGCCAGGGCCGGGCCGACGGGCCGGTGGAAGGCTTCGCCCAGGACGGCAAGCTGACGACCCAGTTGGAAGCTACGCTGGACAAGGCCGGCCTGTTGAAACGGGGCGGGGACGCCGCCGGGGTGTTCGCCGCCTGGGCCAGGGCAGGCGGCGCCTTCCGCGCCGTGCGGGGCGATCTTCAGGCGGGCGAGAGCCGCGCCACCCTGTCCAGCCCGGTCTTGGGCGCGGATGGGAACGGTCGTCTGGCCGGCGTCCTGACCCTGCAGGCGCAAAAGCCCCTGCCGGCGCTGGCCGGCCTGACCGCCAGTCGTCAGGGCGCGGTCAACCGCATCGGCGCGGCCGGGGCGGTCGCCGCCGCCGGGGCCGCCCAGATAGCGGGTCAGGCGGCGGGCCAGACGGCGAGTCAGACGACGGAACAGGCGCAGACGCCCCTGACCCTGGTGTTCCGCGACGGCCGCACTTGGCTGGGTCCTTTCCCTCTGGCCCCTGCGCCCAAGCTGTTCTGA